A portion of the Aquicoccus sp. G2-2 genome contains these proteins:
- a CDS encoding TSUP family transporter, translating into MIELIHAALAIPGIAWVFIAAFVAGIVRGFSGFGTGMIFLPVASQFIAPVWAIMIVMVMDMIGPVPAIPAALRNGHPRDLIRLLVGTVIALPVGLMVLFWVDPAVFRLGVSVVSLVMLAVLVAGLRYHGRLTPPLIYATGGLAGLLGGAVGIPGPPVVLLYMASPHPARVIRANIMAYLFFFDLVMIGGISLAGQLSAQPLVLGLMAALPYLAGNMTGWWIFRPELEKLYRGMAYVIIAGSALSGLKAVILG; encoded by the coding sequence ATGATCGAGTTGATCCATGCCGCTCTGGCTATTCCGGGAATTGCATGGGTTTTCATCGCTGCTTTTGTCGCGGGCATCGTGCGCGGGTTTTCGGGCTTTGGCACGGGGATGATTTTCCTGCCGGTGGCAAGCCAGTTCATCGCGCCGGTCTGGGCGATCATGATCGTCATGGTGATGGATATGATCGGGCCGGTTCCGGCGATTCCGGCGGCGTTGCGCAATGGGCATCCGCGTGATCTGATCCGGTTGTTGGTTGGCACGGTGATTGCGCTGCCGGTGGGGCTGATGGTGTTGTTCTGGGTCGATCCGGCGGTGTTTCGCTTGGGCGTTTCGGTGGTCAGTCTGGTCATGCTGGCGGTGCTTGTGGCGGGGCTACGTTATCACGGAAGGCTGACGCCGCCGCTGATATATGCGACCGGCGGGCTGGCCGGGTTGCTTGGGGGTGCGGTCGGGATTCCCGGCCCGCCGGTTGTGCTGCTTTACATGGCCAGCCCACATCCGGCGCGGGTGATCCGGGCCAATATCATGGCCTATCTGTTCTTTTTCGATCTGGTGATGATCGGGGGAATATCATTGGCCGGACAACTGAGCGCGCAGCCACTTGTGTTGGGGCTGATGGCGGCGCTGCCTTATCTGGCGGGAAATATGACGGGCTGGTGGATTTTCCGGCCCGAATTGGAGAAACTTTACCGCGGGATGGCGTATGTCATCATCGCGGGTTCGGCCCTGTCGGGGCTGAAAGCGGTCATATTGGGGTGA
- a CDS encoding DsbE family thiol:disulfide interchange protein, producing the protein MARLRPMMIAPPLIFAALAALFYWGMYREDADVLPSQLIGRQAPPVTLERLGDNPLLTDAVLHAPGLKMVNFWGTWCVACRAEHPTLLWIHDNLDVPLHGINFDDTQPRALAYLAREGNPFTTLGEATTAHTKVDWGVYGAPETFIIDGQGKVLLRWAGPITRRVLQENILPAIRKAKAAQSG; encoded by the coding sequence ATGGCTAGGTTACGCCCGATGATGATTGCGCCGCCGTTGATTTTTGCGGCGCTTGCGGCGTTGTTCTACTGGGGAATGTATCGCGAGGATGCGGATGTGCTGCCGTCGCAGTTGATCGGCAGACAGGCGCCGCCGGTGACGCTTGAGCGGCTGGGCGATAATCCGTTGCTGACCGATGCCGTGCTGCATGCGCCGGGGCTGAAGATGGTCAATTTCTGGGGAACGTGGTGCGTTGCCTGCCGGGCGGAGCATCCGACGCTGTTGTGGATACATGACAATCTTGATGTGCCGCTGCATGGCATCAATTTTGACGATACCCAGCCGCGCGCATTGGCCTATCTGGCCCGCGAGGGCAATCCGTTCACCACATTGGGCGAGGCGACGACGGCGCATACCAAGGTGGATTGGGGCGTTTATGGCGCGCCGGAGACCTTCATCATCGACGGGCAGGGCAAGGTATTGCTGCGCTGGGCCGGGCCGATCACCCGGCGGGTTTTGCAGGAGAACATTCTGCCTGCGATCAGGAAGGCCAAGGCGGCGCAATCCGGATGA
- the secF gene encoding protein translocase subunit SecF, with translation MRLRLVPKETKWDFFGIMPITLGLSAVAVVAAIVLAIVMGLNFGIDFRGGTTIRTQSTQAVDVGQYRDALKPLDLGDVLITEVFDPTFRADQHVAMVRIQAQGDQESMTAQTIEKVKAALQTVVPDILFESVESVGPKVSGELIQTAIYAVLLAMGAVLIYIWLRYEWQFALGAVIALIHDVTITIGLFALLQIKFDLAIIAALLTIVGYSLNDTVVVFDRVRENLRKYKQMSLKDLLNLSVNETLSRTTMTSFTTLLALLALYFLGGDVIRGFVFAMIMGITVGTYSSIFVASAILLILGVKRDWSKAAANAGTQFSNIDA, from the coding sequence ATACGCCTGAGACTGGTTCCCAAGGAGACGAAATGGGATTTCTTTGGGATCATGCCGATCACTTTGGGCCTCTCGGCAGTGGCGGTTGTGGCCGCGATTGTGCTGGCAATCGTGATGGGGCTGAATTTCGGGATCGACTTTCGCGGCGGCACGACGATCCGGACGCAAAGCACGCAAGCGGTGGACGTGGGCCAATATCGTGACGCGCTCAAGCCGCTTGATCTGGGTGATGTGTTGATCACCGAGGTGTTCGATCCGACATTCCGGGCCGATCAGCATGTTGCCATGGTGCGTATTCAGGCGCAGGGCGATCAAGAATCGATGACCGCGCAGACCATCGAAAAGGTCAAGGCGGCGTTGCAGACAGTGGTGCCGGATATCCTGTTCGAAAGCGTGGAATCGGTGGGACCAAAGGTTTCGGGTGAGCTGATCCAGACCGCGATTTATGCGGTGTTGCTGGCGATGGGGGCGGTGCTGATCTATATCTGGCTGCGCTATGAGTGGCAGTTCGCGTTGGGTGCCGTGATTGCGCTGATCCATGACGTGACGATTACCATCGGGCTTTTCGCGCTGTTGCAGATCAAGTTTGATCTGGCAATCATCGCGGCGCTGCTGACCATCGTGGGGTACTCGCTTAACGATACCGTGGTGGTGTTTGACCGGGTGCGCGAGAACCTGCGCAAATACAAGCAGATGAGCCTAAAGGATCTGCTGAACCTGTCGGTCAATGAGACCCTGAGCCGTACGACGATGACATCGTTCACCACGTTGCTGGCGCTGCTGGCGCTTTATTTCCTCGGTGGCGATGTGATCCGTGGGTTCGTTTTCGCAATGATCATGGGGATCACGGTGGGCACTTATTCGTCGATCTTCGTGGCCTCTGCGATTCTGTTGATATTGGGTGTGAAGCGCGACTGGTCGAAGGCTGCCGCGAATGCGGGAACGCAGTTTTCCAATATCGACGCCTGA
- the ccmD gene encoding heme exporter protein CcmD — protein sequence MPDLGKYAFAVLSSYGVAIAMILALVALSVRRSRKMKAELDEVEERRRKDG from the coding sequence ATGCCGGATCTGGGAAAATACGCCTTTGCGGTGCTGTCATCATATGGCGTGGCGATTGCGATGATCTTGGCGCTGGTGGCTCTGTCGGTCCGGCGGTCAAGGAAGATGAAGGCAGAGCTTGACGAGGTCGAAGAGCGGAGGCGCAAGGATGGCTAG
- a CDS encoding ABC transporter permease subunit (The N-terminal region of this protein, as described by TIGR01726, is a three transmembrane segment that identifies a subfamily of ABC transporter permease subunits, which specificities that include histidine, arginine, glutamine, glutamate, L-cystine (sic), the opines (in Agrobacterium) octopine and nopaline, etc.), with product MIASCLQTIQDYGLRSLGIGEHLLPKEDFTLCQQFTLIGSGMIWNIYFGMLALLAGFFFANALALAKSAQNRLLRKPAEWFIFIFRGSPLFIQFFFGYFLFLNLKSVSPWFDWFTSAWLGALVVLFFNTAAYAAEIFYGALCSVPKGDTEAADAYGFSGFPRFRRLIWPTTLRLAWPAYTNEAIFLFHATTLVFVSSFPTWQQRGDALYYASYFADKTFNPFIPYPILAGYFILMTLCIVGLFGLVNRYLNRHLPQEKRARLRLRTNLLR from the coding sequence ATGATCGCAAGCTGTCTGCAAACTATTCAGGATTACGGTCTGCGCTCGCTCGGGATCGGTGAACATCTATTGCCGAAAGAGGATTTCACACTCTGCCAGCAATTCACCCTGATCGGCTCCGGCATGATCTGGAATATCTATTTCGGCATGCTGGCCCTGCTGGCCGGGTTCTTCTTCGCCAATGCGCTGGCGCTGGCCAAATCGGCACAGAACCGGCTTTTGCGCAAACCTGCGGAATGGTTCATCTTCATCTTTCGCGGCTCACCGCTCTTTATCCAGTTCTTCTTCGGCTATTTCCTGTTCCTCAACCTGAAATCGGTCTCGCCTTGGTTCGATTGGTTCACCTCGGCCTGGCTTGGCGCGCTCGTTGTGCTCTTTTTCAATACCGCCGCCTATGCCGCCGAGATTTTCTACGGCGCCCTCTGTTCGGTCCCCAAAGGAGACACCGAGGCAGCAGATGCCTATGGCTTCTCCGGCTTCCCCCGTTTCCGGCGGCTGATCTGGCCGACCACATTGCGGCTGGCATGGCCCGCCTACACCAACGAGGCGATCTTTCTCTTCCACGCCACCACGCTGGTCTTCGTCTCGTCATTCCCGACATGGCAACAACGCGGTGACGCGCTCTATTACGCCAGCTATTTCGCCGACAAGACCTTCAATCCTTTCATTCCCTACCCGATCCTTGCGGGCTATTTCATCCTGATGACACTGTGCATCGTCGGGCTGTTCGGTCTGGTGAACCGTTACCTCAATCGCCACCTGCCACAGGAAAAGCGCGCCCGCCTACGCCTGCGCACCAACCTATTGCGCTAA
- a CDS encoding transporter substrate-binding domain-containing protein yields the protein MKNLILAAAALAVSASMSFADTIRMGTEGAYPPYNFINDKGEVDGFERELGDELCKRAELTCEWVTNDWDSIIPNLVSGNYDTIIAGMSITPEREKVIAFSDNYTQPEPSAYLALSKDANIKTGVVAAQATTIQAAFVSESGATLVEFATPDETIAAVRNGEADAVLADKGYLEPIAAENDDLVLLDHEELIGGGIGMGLRKSDADLKAKFDKAIQSMKADGSLNALITKWEIGATF from the coding sequence ATGAAAAACCTGATCCTCGCAGCCGCGGCACTGGCGGTCTCTGCCAGCATGAGCTTTGCCGACACCATCCGCATGGGCACCGAAGGCGCTTACCCGCCCTATAACTTCATCAACGACAAGGGTGAGGTCGATGGCTTTGAGCGCGAGTTGGGCGATGAGCTGTGCAAACGTGCCGAGCTGACCTGCGAATGGGTGACAAACGATTGGGATTCGATCATCCCCAACCTCGTTTCGGGCAACTACGATACCATCATCGCCGGCATGTCGATCACGCCAGAGCGTGAAAAAGTCATCGCCTTCTCCGACAACTACACCCAACCCGAACCTTCCGCCTATCTGGCGCTGTCGAAAGACGCCAACATCAAAACCGGCGTGGTCGCGGCGCAGGCCACCACCATTCAAGCCGCCTTCGTCAGCGAATCCGGGGCGACATTGGTGGAATTCGCCACCCCCGATGAAACCATCGCCGCCGTGCGCAACGGAGAGGCAGACGCAGTTCTGGCCGACAAGGGTTACCTCGAACCGATTGCGGCTGAAAATGATGACCTCGTTCTGCTCGACCATGAAGAGCTGATCGGCGGCGGCATCGGCATGGGCCTGCGCAAAAGCGACGCCGACCTGAAAGCCAAGTTCGACAAGGCAATCCAGTCGATGAAGGCCGATGGCTCGCTCAATGCGTTGATCACCAAATGGGAAATCGGCGCCACGTTCTGA
- a CDS encoding ATP-binding cassette domain-containing protein translates to MKGVNITAHRGDVVSLIGSSGSGKSTILRCANLLEDSQQGDVLFQGEPVKWKGAAHGRRPADPKQVLRIRTNLSMVFQQFNLWAHLTILQNVMEAPVTVLGRDKAEAETTARRYLDKVGIGDKCDAWPAQLSGGQQQRAAIARALAMEPQALLFDEPTSALDPELEQEVVRVIKDLATEGRTMMIVTHDMKLAADVSDHVIFLHEGRIEEEGAPDTLFRQPKSTRLQGFLSSTVHA, encoded by the coding sequence ATCAAGGGCGTCAACATCACGGCGCATCGTGGCGATGTCGTTTCGCTCATCGGCTCGTCCGGCTCGGGCAAATCCACCATCCTGCGCTGCGCCAACCTGCTTGAGGACAGCCAGCAAGGCGATGTCCTGTTTCAGGGCGAGCCGGTCAAATGGAAAGGCGCCGCCCATGGCCGCCGTCCTGCCGACCCGAAACAGGTGCTGCGCATCCGCACCAACCTTTCCATGGTGTTCCAGCAATTCAATCTCTGGGCGCATCTGACGATCCTGCAAAATGTCATGGAAGCCCCGGTCACCGTTCTTGGCCGCGACAAGGCAGAGGCCGAAACCACCGCGCGGCGCTATCTCGACAAGGTCGGCATCGGTGATAAATGCGATGCTTGGCCTGCACAGCTTTCCGGCGGTCAGCAGCAACGCGCCGCCATCGCCCGCGCCCTCGCCATGGAACCCCAAGCTCTACTCTTTGATGAACCGACATCCGCGCTTGACCCGGAACTGGAACAGGAAGTGGTCAGGGTTATCAAGGACCTGGCAACCGAAGGCCGCACCATGATGATCGTCACCCATGACATGAAGCTCGCAGCAGACGTTTCCGATCACGTGATCTTCCTGCACGAAGGCCGTATTGAGGAAGAAGGCGCGCCCGACACACTCTTCAGACAGCCGAAATCCACCCGACTACAAGGCTTTCTGTCCTCCACGGTGCACGCATGA
- the secD gene encoding protein translocase subunit SecD, whose amino-acid sequence MLQIEMWKRVLIWLTVVVGLMLALPNAFYTRVETHNDAVKALEGGSTAAGLNEQAALWPSWLPSSLVNLGLDLRGGAHLLAEVEVQDVYATRIKSMWPEIRDMLRDERGTIGTIRRQQSSDDTLKIKISNPDEVEKAASLVRGLARPVASLTGAGASDIAVSYDGDIVSVTLSDAEKRATDERTVRQALEIIRNRIDEVGTREPTIQRQGADRILIQVPGIGSAAELKRIIGRTAQLTFQPVISRTSDPNARGKAGQEVLPAKSEKGLYYILEDAPVVTGEDLVDAQPSFDQNGQPAVSFRFDPSGARRFGDYTAENIGNPFAIVLDKEVISAPTIQSHIAGGSGIITGNFTLDESTELAVLLRAGALPAGLNFLEERTIGPELGADSIEAGKVACIVAGAIVLLFMFGAYGLFGLFANIALIINVGLIFGLLSMIGATLTLPGIAGIVLTIGMAVDANVLIFERIREELKTARGPARAIDLGYEKALSAIIDANLTTMITAVILYAVGSGPVRGFAITLAIGIITSVFTAIYVTRLIVALWFARRRPKTLEI is encoded by the coding sequence ATGCTTCAGATCGAAATGTGGAAGCGCGTGCTGATCTGGCTGACCGTTGTGGTTGGCCTGATGCTGGCGCTGCCCAATGCATTTTACACACGGGTTGAGACCCATAATGACGCAGTCAAGGCGCTGGAAGGCGGCAGCACGGCGGCGGGGCTGAACGAGCAGGCGGCGCTGTGGCCAAGCTGGTTGCCGTCTTCGCTGGTCAATCTCGGGCTTGATTTGCGCGGTGGTGCGCATTTGTTGGCCGAGGTCGAGGTGCAGGACGTTTACGCGACCCGGATCAAGAGCATGTGGCCGGAGATTCGTGACATGCTGCGCGATGAGCGTGGCACCATCGGCACGATCCGGCGGCAGCAGTCGAGTGACGATACGCTGAAGATCAAGATTTCCAATCCTGATGAGGTCGAAAAGGCCGCAAGCCTGGTGCGTGGTCTGGCGCGCCCGGTGGCCAGCCTGACCGGGGCGGGGGCGTCGGATATTGCGGTGAGCTATGATGGCGATATCGTCAGCGTGACGCTTTCGGACGCGGAAAAGCGCGCGACAGATGAGCGCACGGTGCGCCAAGCACTTGAGATCATCCGTAACCGGATTGACGAGGTCGGCACCCGTGAGCCGACGATTCAGCGTCAGGGGGCGGACCGGATTCTCATCCAGGTGCCGGGCATTGGCAGCGCGGCGGAGTTGAAGCGGATTATTGGCCGGACGGCGCAGTTGACGTTTCAGCCGGTGATTTCACGCACGTCCGACCCGAATGCGCGGGGCAAGGCGGGGCAGGAGGTTCTACCCGCGAAAAGCGAAAAAGGGCTTTATTACATCCTTGAAGATGCGCCTGTCGTGACCGGCGAGGATCTGGTGGATGCACAGCCGTCGTTTGACCAGAACGGGCAGCCGGCGGTGAGTTTCCGCTTTGACCCAAGCGGCGCGCGGCGGTTTGGCGATTACACGGCAGAGAATATCGGCAACCCGTTTGCCATCGTGCTTGACAAGGAAGTGATCAGTGCGCCGACAATTCAGAGCCATATCGCAGGCGGATCAGGCATCATCACCGGCAATTTCACGCTGGACGAGAGCACCGAGCTGGCCGTGCTTTTGCGCGCAGGCGCACTGCCTGCCGGGCTGAATTTCCTTGAGGAACGAACCATCGGGCCGGAGCTGGGCGCTGACAGCATCGAGGCGGGCAAGGTCGCTTGTATCGTTGCCGGGGCTATTGTGCTGTTGTTCATGTTCGGCGCCTATGGGCTTTTCGGGCTGTTTGCCAATATCGCGTTGATAATCAACGTGGGGCTGATCTTCGGGCTTTTGAGCATGATCGGAGCCACGCTCACGTTGCCCGGTATCGCCGGGATCGTGTTGACCATCGGGATGGCGGTTGACGCCAACGTCCTTATTTTCGAGCGTATACGCGAGGAATTGAAGACGGCGCGCGGCCCGGCACGGGCGATTGATCTTGGCTATGAGAAGGCGTTGAGTGCGATTATTGACGCCAACCTGACGACGATGATCACGGCGGTCATTCTTTATGCGGTCGGCTCTGGTCCGGTGCGGGGCTTTGCCATCACGCTGGCCATCGGGATTATCACGTCGGTCTTTACCGCGATCTATGTGACGCGGTTGATCGTGGCGTTGTGGTTCGCCCGCCGCCGCCCGAAAACGTTGGAGATTTGA
- the ccmB gene encoding heme exporter protein CcmB, whose product MTALLIRDLKLAVRAGGGFGLALAFFLIVVVLVPFGVGPQTTLLAQIAPGILWLGALLACLLSLDRIFALDHEDGSLDLLATAPLPMEAIVSLKALAHWLVTGLPLVIAAPVFALLLSLPPQGYGPLIGSLLIGTPALSVIGTFGAALTVGVKRGGLLLSLLVLPLYVPTLIFGAEMARRGAAEQDYLTALLMLGGITAGVIALLPFASAAVLRVNLR is encoded by the coding sequence GTGACCGCGCTTTTGATCCGCGATCTGAAGCTGGCGGTGCGGGCGGGCGGCGGTTTTGGGCTGGCGTTGGCGTTTTTTCTGATTGTGGTGGTGCTGGTGCCGTTTGGGGTGGGGCCGCAAACGACGCTGCTGGCGCAGATTGCACCGGGAATTTTGTGGCTGGGCGCGTTGCTGGCCTGCTTGTTGTCGCTTGACCGGATTTTCGCGCTCGATCACGAGGATGGCTCGCTTGATCTTCTGGCGACCGCGCCTTTGCCGATGGAGGCGATTGTGAGCCTCAAGGCGCTGGCGCATTGGCTGGTGACGGGCTTGCCGCTGGTGATCGCCGCGCCGGTTTTTGCGCTGTTGCTGAGCCTGCCGCCGCAGGGGTATGGGCCGCTGATCGGCTCGCTTCTGATTGGCACGCCCGCATTGTCGGTGATTGGCACATTCGGGGCGGCGCTGACCGTGGGGGTGAAGCGGGGCGGGTTGCTGTTGAGCCTGCTGGTGCTGCCGCTTTACGTGCCAACGCTGATTTTCGGGGCGGAGATGGCGCGGCGCGGCGCGGCGGAGCAGGACTACCTGACCGCGCTTTTGATGTTGGGCGGGATCACCGCAGGGGTAATTGCGCTTTTGCCGTTTGCCAGTGCGGCGGTTTTGCGGGTGAATTTGCGCTGA
- a CDS encoding Mth938-like domain-containing protein, translating into MQMHEMDMGGARPVEGYGPGFFRIGGEVFKGAVLVTLDGAQAWDGWDDSAALVALAGEIDVIFFGMGEEIAHLPKGLRAKVEAAGMGAEVMSSPAACRTWNLLAAEGRRVALAALPV; encoded by the coding sequence ATGCAAATGCATGAAATGGATATGGGCGGGGCACGGCCGGTCGAGGGGTATGGCCCCGGATTTTTCCGCATCGGCGGAGAGGTGTTCAAAGGCGCGGTTCTGGTAACGCTGGACGGCGCACAGGCTTGGGATGGCTGGGACGACAGTGCCGCGCTGGTGGCGCTGGCCGGAGAGATCGACGTGATCTTCTTTGGCATGGGGGAGGAGATTGCACATTTGCCCAAAGGCTTACGGGCGAAGGTTGAGGCGGCAGGCATGGGCGCGGAGGTGATGAGTTCGCCCGCCGCCTGCCGGACGTGGAACCTGTTGGCGGCAGAGGGGCGGCGTGTGGCATTGGCGGCGCTGCCGGTCTGA
- a CDS encoding transporter substrate-binding domain-containing protein: MTKSIRIGTEAAFPPYVSLDSHGNLRGFEIDMGNAVCAQLSLTCTWVQTEWTTIIPNLLAGDYDVIMAGMGITPSRAAQIAFSREYLPSGNVAAGMYVATNSFVTPGKAVISVQKGTIHEEHLRARGFICKTYPTAYAAFQALLDGKVDMTFGSPDFLRNRVAHTSRMLNIIGTDNLAAGGVAAGFRKQDTALRESFNQALDALAADGTIKRLKQKWFNPSQDT, translated from the coding sequence ATGACCAAATCAATCCGAATCGGCACCGAAGCCGCGTTCCCGCCCTATGTCTCGCTCGATTCGCATGGGAATTTGCGCGGCTTTGAGATTGATATGGGGAACGCGGTCTGCGCTCAGCTCTCGCTTACGTGCACATGGGTGCAAACCGAATGGACCACGATAATCCCCAACTTGCTTGCGGGTGATTATGACGTGATCATGGCCGGTATGGGCATCACCCCCAGCCGCGCCGCGCAAATTGCTTTCAGCCGCGAATACTTGCCCTCCGGCAATGTGGCGGCCGGTATGTATGTTGCCACCAACAGCTTTGTAACACCGGGCAAAGCCGTCATATCGGTGCAAAAAGGCACCATTCACGAAGAGCACCTGCGCGCCCGTGGCTTCATCTGCAAAACCTATCCCACCGCCTACGCCGCTTTTCAGGCGCTGCTCGATGGCAAGGTGGACATGACCTTCGGCAGCCCCGATTTCCTGCGTAATCGCGTTGCCCATACCAGCCGGATGCTCAATATCATCGGAACTGACAACCTCGCGGCAGGTGGCGTTGCCGCCGGATTCCGCAAACAAGACACCGCCCTTCGCGAAAGTTTCAACCAAGCCCTTGACGCGCTCGCTGCCGATGGCACGATCAAGCGTCTCAAGCAGAAATGGTTCAACCCATCGCAAGACACCTGA
- the ccmA gene encoding heme ABC exporter ATP-binding protein CcmA, with amino-acid sequence MELRVSDLAVARGGVPVLQGVHFVLSPGRALILRGPNGIGKTTLLRAVAGLQPVLAGEIGLDREAMAYAGHADGIKPTLSVVENLTFWAAVFGTSDIAPALDGFALNPLATRPAGALSAGQKRRLGLARLLVTGRPLWILDEPTVSLDTQAVGLFAAAIRAHLAGGGMALIATHIDLGLAEAEVLDLAPFKATAPVNDDFDEVFL; translated from the coding sequence ATGGAGTTGAGAGTTTCCGATCTGGCGGTGGCGCGCGGCGGGGTGCCGGTGTTGCAGGGCGTGCATTTCGTGCTGTCGCCTGGTCGTGCCCTGATCCTGCGCGGGCCGAACGGCATTGGCAAGACGACGCTTCTGCGCGCGGTTGCCGGGTTGCAGCCTGTGTTGGCGGGGGAAATCGGGCTTGACCGCGAAGCGATGGCCTATGCCGGTCATGCGGACGGGATCAAGCCGACGCTGAGCGTGGTGGAGAACCTGACGTTCTGGGCGGCGGTGTTTGGCACCAGTGACATTGCGCCCGCGTTGGACGGCTTTGCGCTCAACCCGTTGGCGACGCGCCCGGCGGGGGCACTTTCGGCGGGGCAGAAGCGGCGGCTGGGCTTGGCGCGGCTGTTGGTAACCGGGCGGCCACTGTGGATTTTGGATGAGCCGACGGTGTCGCTTGATACGCAGGCGGTGGGCCTGTTCGCGGCGGCTATCCGGGCGCATCTGGCGGGCGGGGGCATGGCGTTGATCGCCACGCATATTGATCTGGGGCTGGCGGAGGCAGAGGTGTTGGACCTTGCACCGTTCAAGGCGACAGCGCCGGTGAATGATGATTTCGACGAGGTGTTCTTGTGA
- the yajC gene encoding preprotein translocase subunit YajC, translating into MDSSAIASFLPLILIFAIMYFLLIRPQQKKMKDHQGMVAALRRGDQVITQGGLIGKVSKVKEDGELEVEIADGVKVRVVKSTIAQVLNKTEPAASA; encoded by the coding sequence ATGGATAGCAGTGCCATTGCCTCATTTCTTCCGCTGATTCTGATCTTTGCGATCATGTATTTTCTGTTGATCCGGCCGCAACAGAAGAAAATGAAAGACCATCAAGGGATGGTGGCCGCGCTGCGCCGCGGCGATCAGGTGATTACCCAAGGCGGGTTGATTGGCAAAGTGTCCAAGGTCAAGGAAGATGGCGAGCTTGAAGTCGAGATTGCCGATGGGGTGAAGGTGCGGGTTGTCAAATCGACGATTGCACAGGTCCTAAACAAGACAGAACCGGCCGCTTCGGCCTGA
- a CDS encoding ABC transporter permease subunit, whose amino-acid sequence MFSWCTDPDTLSSFGWFSCYLTTTKHMALYTSVGTVVLLLAITAPAALIFGFFGASAARSRIAPLSWLGRLYIAMVRGVPDIVYFMFFVIALDQFFEYIRHEVKCPNWTEPIRQGNDFIVCPAAKLPLSSSPQWIHEAYGFSLAVLTFAIVYGAFAANVLYGAMRAVPRAQLETGEAYGMNPRQSFWRILVPQMWTYALPGLSNLWMVLIKATPLLFLLGIEDIVYWGKELGRAKLARYTAYPHGDWRMWYFLALLVFYLIFTHLSEIALKRLSRRLSHGQATAAGEAQRKAAQ is encoded by the coding sequence ATGTTTTCCTGGTGCACAGACCCCGATACCCTGTCCAGCTTCGGCTGGTTTTCGTGCTATCTGACCACCACAAAGCACATGGCGCTCTATACCTCGGTCGGCACCGTGGTATTGCTGCTTGCCATTACCGCCCCCGCCGCCCTCATCTTCGGCTTCTTCGGCGCCTCTGCCGCACGCTCGCGGATTGCGCCGCTCTCTTGGCTGGGGCGGCTCTATATCGCCATGGTGCGCGGCGTTCCCGATATCGTTTATTTCATGTTCTTCGTCATCGCGCTTGACCAGTTCTTTGAATATATCCGCCACGAAGTAAAATGCCCCAACTGGACAGAGCCGATCCGACAAGGCAACGATTTCATCGTCTGCCCCGCTGCCAAGCTGCCGCTATCGTCCTCACCGCAATGGATTCACGAGGCTTACGGCTTTTCGCTCGCGGTGCTTACCTTCGCCATCGTTTACGGCGCTTTCGCGGCCAATGTGCTTTACGGTGCCATGCGCGCCGTGCCCCGCGCGCAGCTTGAAACCGGCGAAGCTTACGGCATGAACCCCCGGCAAAGTTTCTGGCGCATCCTCGTGCCGCAAATGTGGACTTACGCGCTGCCGGGCCTCTCCAACCTCTGGATGGTGCTGATCAAGGCCACACCGCTGCTGTTCCTGCTCGGCATCGAAGATATCGTTTACTGGGGTAAAGAGCTTGGCCGCGCCAAGCTCGCGCGCTACACCGCCTATCCACATGGCGATTGGCGCATGTGGTACTTCCTCGCCCTGTTGGTGTTTTACCTGATCTTCACCCACCTCTCGGAAATAGCCCTCAAACGCCTCTCCCGCCGCCTTTCACATGGTCAGGCCACCGCCGCTGGCGAAGCCCAGCGAAAGGCCGCGCAATGA